One Pseudomonas sp. C27(2019) DNA window includes the following coding sequences:
- a CDS encoding YdhR family protein — protein MHTRLQIDCPFTGPLATRTQQAVQSSAELTSQKPRLFLEICTAPPVTQEADSIDLFTNTTAARTFSDMHSARLTASSVTGIQTKSFAVNNPLSHICKGPIQ, from the coding sequence ATGCACACTCGACTGCAAATTGATTGTCCATTTACTGGTCCGCTCGCTACACGGACACAGCAAGCCGTGCAGTCCTCTGCTGAATTAACCAGCCAAAAACCTCGTTTATTCTTGGAAATTTGCACAGCCCCGCCCGTCACTCAAGAAGCCGATAGCATTGACTTATTTACTAATACTACAGCTGCGCGCACGTTCTCAGACATGCACTCTGCGCGCTTGACTGCCAGCAGCGTGACCGGCATTCAAACTAAATCATTTGCGGTAAATAACCCATTAAGCCATATATGTAAGGGGCCAATTCAATGA
- a CDS encoding DUF3015 family protein yields MKKIIAGVILASASSFALANASGPAGCGLGSTVIFPDADKWYQHVMAATTNATSGNQTFGMTSGTLGCEAANGPLKSAQVFMDENMDQLAADAATGQGETLAALAEVMGVQAQDKAAFNRVIQSNFDVMFNADATSSTAFEAMTSAMATDLDLQKYLG; encoded by the coding sequence ATGAAAAAAATTATTGCAGGTGTCATTTTAGCTTCCGCATCAAGCTTTGCTTTAGCTAATGCTAGCGGTCCAGCAGGCTGTGGACTTGGCTCAACGGTTATTTTCCCTGATGCTGATAAGTGGTATCAACATGTAATGGCCGCCACTACTAACGCGACCTCTGGCAATCAAACTTTTGGCATGACATCCGGTACTTTAGGGTGTGAGGCGGCCAATGGCCCTTTGAAATCCGCACAAGTATTTATGGATGAGAATATGGATCAGCTAGCGGCAGATGCGGCGACTGGTCAAGGTGAAACCTTAGCTGCTTTAGCTGAAGTTATGGGTGTTCAAGCTCAAGACAAAGCAGCATTTAATCGCGTCATACAATCTAATTTTGACGTTATGTTTAACGCTGATGCCACTTCATCAACAGCATTTGAAGCAATGACATCTGCTATGGCTACAGATTTAGACCTACAGAAATACTTAGGCTAA
- a CDS encoding U32 family peptidase, which translates to MKLSLGPVLFFWERDTLMQFYAEMAEQPLDIIYLGETVCSKRRSLSLDDWLGLARDMQQQSKAQVVVSGLTLVEAASELSSLKRMCNNGEFLVEANDMAAVHFLSEQKIPFVGGPALNIYNGHTLAEFIAAGMMRWSPPVECSANIISSALQQLDDLGVTRPEVEVFAYGHLPLAYSARCFTARSENRPKDDCELCCIKYEEGIPLLSQEGQALFTINGIQTMSAEVNNLLADFPTLQNAGVDIARLSPRAQGMNDVIAAWDNVRRGEPAPLAVQGCNGYWHGRPGMVSVEEVGLC; encoded by the coding sequence ATGAAGCTTTCTTTAGGCCCAGTATTATTTTTTTGGGAACGCGACACCTTAATGCAGTTTTATGCCGAAATGGCCGAACAGCCACTGGATATTATCTACTTGGGTGAGACTGTGTGTTCAAAGCGACGCTCGCTATCACTGGATGATTGGTTGGGCTTAGCACGTGATATGCAACAACAAAGCAAAGCGCAGGTTGTCGTCTCAGGCCTAACCCTGGTTGAAGCCGCCTCCGAACTCTCTAGCCTGAAGCGCATGTGCAATAACGGTGAGTTTTTGGTAGAAGCCAATGACATGGCAGCGGTACATTTCTTAAGTGAACAAAAGATCCCCTTTGTTGGTGGCCCTGCTTTAAATATTTACAATGGTCATACGCTGGCTGAATTTATTGCAGCCGGGATGATGCGCTGGTCACCACCCGTTGAGTGTTCAGCGAATATTATTTCTTCCGCTTTACAGCAGCTTGATGATCTGGGCGTTACTCGCCCAGAAGTTGAAGTTTTTGCTTACGGGCATTTGCCATTGGCCTACTCTGCTCGCTGCTTTACTGCACGCTCAGAAAACCGACCAAAAGATGATTGCGAGCTGTGCTGTATCAAATACGAAGAAGGCATTCCTTTATTGAGCCAAGAAGGCCAAGCGCTGTTTACCATCAACGGTATTCAAACCATGTCGGCCGAGGTCAATAACTTACTGGCTGACTTCCCAACATTACAAAACGCCGGTGTTGATATTGCTCGCTTAAGCCCGCGCGCTCAAGGCATGAATGATGTCATTGCTGCATGGGATAATGTTCGCCGTGGCGAACCAGCTCCTTTAGCCGTCCAAGGCTGTAACGGCTACTGGCATGGCCGCCCAGGCATGGTTAGCGTTGAGGAGGTCGGTTTATGTTAA
- a CDS encoding SCP2 domain-containing protein gives MLSRAAPFLLSAGDRVLPLATHLPFFVQRLALQRSLNQVFAHAMQDGLFDVLESRWMRLQVSDLNLSWCLSKDPHSNRLLIKDNAPAEVTISGNWREFLLLASRQEDPDTLFFRRRLQIDGDTELGLAVKNMIDSLDSDDLPSWLWKTIETLGKEAMPAAS, from the coding sequence ATGTTAAGTCGCGCAGCACCTTTTTTATTATCCGCAGGCGATCGCGTTTTACCATTGGCTACGCACTTGCCTTTTTTCGTACAGCGCCTAGCCTTGCAGCGCAGTTTAAATCAGGTGTTTGCTCATGCCATGCAAGATGGCTTATTTGATGTGCTCGAGTCACGCTGGATGCGCTTGCAAGTCAGCGATTTAAACCTATCTTGGTGCCTTAGCAAAGACCCACACAGCAACCGCTTGCTAATTAAAGATAACGCACCAGCCGAGGTCACTATCAGTGGTAACTGGCGTGAGTTTTTGTTGTTGGCTAGCCGTCAAGAAGATCCGGACACTCTATTCTTTCGCCGACGCTTACAGATTGATGGCGATACAGAGCTGGGTTTAGCGGTGAAAAACATGATCGACAGCCTCGACTCTGATGACTTACCCAGCTGGCTATGGAAAACCATTGAAACACTGGGCAAAGAAGCCATGCCTGCCGCCAGCTAA
- a CDS encoding peptidase U32 family protein, which translates to MQLVCPAGSLPALKAAVRQGADAVYVGFRDDTNARHFAGLNFDDKQLENGIAFAQQHNKHVYIAVNTYAQPEGWNRWQRAVDQAADLGVNALIAADPGVLAYASKHHPQLNLHLSVQGSATNAAALAFYQDRYNIKRAVLPRVLSLAQVKHVASQTSVPIEVFAFGSLCIMAEGRCHLSSYLTGESPNLCGVCSPAKAVRWSNEDGELTSRLNEVLIDRYSEGESAGYPTLCKGRFMVNGQRFHALEEPTSLDTMDLIPELAKIGVSAVKIEGRQRSPAYTEQVTRVWRAALDSHRKAPERFQVEPSWRQTLADLSEGSQTTLGAYHRSWQ; encoded by the coding sequence ATGCAACTGGTTTGTCCTGCAGGCAGCCTGCCTGCCCTTAAAGCTGCTGTTCGCCAAGGTGCTGATGCTGTTTATGTTGGTTTTCGCGATGACACCAACGCCCGTCACTTTGCTGGCTTAAACTTTGATGACAAGCAGCTGGAAAACGGCATTGCATTCGCTCAGCAACATAACAAACATGTTTATATTGCGGTCAATACCTATGCCCAACCAGAGGGTTGGAATCGCTGGCAACGCGCTGTTGATCAGGCTGCTGACCTAGGCGTTAATGCTTTAATTGCTGCCGACCCTGGCGTGCTAGCCTATGCCAGCAAACACCATCCTCAGCTCAATTTACACTTATCTGTACAAGGCTCGGCAACCAACGCCGCAGCGTTGGCTTTTTATCAAGACCGTTACAATATTAAGCGTGCAGTATTACCACGGGTACTGTCGCTGGCTCAGGTTAAGCATGTTGCCAGCCAGACTTCAGTGCCTATCGAAGTGTTTGCCTTTGGTAGTTTATGCATCATGGCTGAAGGGCGTTGTCACCTGTCATCATATTTAACCGGTGAATCACCAAACCTTTGCGGTGTCTGCTCACCGGCGAAAGCTGTGCGTTGGAGCAATGAAGACGGTGAACTCACTTCACGTCTCAACGAAGTTCTCATTGACCGCTACAGTGAAGGTGAATCCGCTGGTTATCCGACCCTATGCAAAGGGCGTTTTATGGTCAATGGGCAGCGTTTTCATGCCCTTGAAGAACCGACCAGCCTCGACACCATGGATTTAATCCCTGAGCTGGCAAAAATTGGTGTTAGCGCGGTTAAAATTGAAGGCCGCCAACGCAGCCCTGCCTATACAGAACAAGTCACCCGCGTCTGGCGTGCGGCACTCGATAGCCACCGTAAAGCCCCTGAGCGCTTCCAAGTCGAGCCTAGCTGGCGGCAAACACTGGCTGATTTATCAGAAGGCAGCCAAACCACTCTCGGTGCATACCACCGCTCATGGCAATAG
- a CDS encoding YajD family HNH nuclease, translating into MSTSKLDKILAQSYQERESGYRHKALKMYPHFCGRCSREFSGKGLSELTVHHRDHNHDNNPSDGSNWELLCLYCHDNEHQRQVDMHYQKEESAGQKGPQQTFKGLAGLADLLNKEKTQ; encoded by the coding sequence ATGAGCACCAGCAAGCTTGATAAAATACTGGCACAGTCCTACCAAGAGCGTGAAAGCGGTTATCGCCATAAAGCGTTAAAAATGTACCCGCATTTTTGTGGCCGCTGCAGTCGTGAATTCAGTGGCAAAGGATTGAGTGAGCTCACGGTGCACCACCGTGACCACAACCACGACAATAACCCATCTGATGGCTCAAACTGGGAATTACTGTGTTTGTATTGCCACGATAATGAGCACCAACGCCAAGTTGATATGCACTACCAAAAAGAAGAAAGCGCTGGCCAAAAAGGCCCGCAACAAACCTTCAAAGGTCTGGCTGGCTTGGCTGATTTATTGAATAAAGAAAAGACTCAGTAG